The region CGCTGTTTACGGCACTTTTTACTATAGTACCTATAAATGTAATGATAAGCAGGCTTGATCCAATTAATATGATTGAAGAGAATTAGGGGTGAAAAAATGAGTTTAAAGATGGAAAATGTGAATCTTGTTTATGATATGGGAAAGGAACTTCAAACTTATGCCCTTAAAAATATAACTATTTCGCTTAAAGGTAACAGAATGATTGGAATTATGGGACCATCAGGCAGTGGAAAGAGCTCACTTTTATATACTTTGGCTGGATTAAAATGCCCAACTTCTGGAAAAGCTTATTACAATGAAATAGATTATAGTAAAATTTCTCCTGATGAAAATGCTGAACTTAGAAAAAAAAATTTTGGATTTATTTTTCAAAAACACTTTTTAATTGATTATATGACAGTGCTTCAGAATGTTTTGACACCTATAAATGATGATAGTAATGAAGCAAAAATGAAAGCGATAACTATACTGGATAAGCTTGACATACTGCATTTGTCAGGAAAAAAACCTCATCAGCTCTCAGTAGGACAAAAGCAGAAGGTTGCAATTGCAAGAGCATTTATAGGGGAACCTAAAGTTATATTTGCAGACGAGCCTACAGCGGCTTTAGATCATGAAAATGCACTTAAGGTTATGGATTTTTTTGAGGAATATAGAAATAAAAAGATGATTATAATAGTAACTCATGATAAATCTATACTTAAGAATGCAGATAGTATAGTAAATATGTTTGATGGTTCAGTAACTTCTATTGAAACCGGAGAGGGGATAGAAGATTAATGAAACCTTTAGGTGCTGCGAACTATTTAAAAAACAATTTAAAAAAAATTTTACCACAGTTTATATGTGTTGTATTAAGCGTGTATTTTATATATTTAATTTCAGTTTTATTTTACAGCAGTATACACGGTTCTAACTCATGTGGACTGAATTTGGTTGAAAAGGGCATTATGGTAAAAGCGAGAGCTAAAGAATATATTCCTAAAAGTTTAATCAGTACTGTTGAAAACGATAAGGATGTAGGCAGAATAATACCAGTAGTAGGTGATATAGGTTACTTTGGGTATACATCTATTTTTATGAGCAATACAGGAATCACTTTTAATGTTTTTAAGGAAGATGTAAAAAGTACTGTTAGCTTATTTCATATGAAGCTTATAAAGGGAAGAATGCCACGTGGAGACAGCAATGAAATAATTATTCCACTTAATTTTGCTAAGCAGAATAAGATAGCTGTTGGGGATTATCTTGGAAAAAATACAAACTCAAATATTTATCTTAATGATGATTATAAAGTAGTTGGAATAATGGATGGTCCATGTAATATTATAATTACGTCTAACACTGAGAATATAGGGATGAGTAGAAGTGAGGCATTAAAGCATAGTTTTATCTGCTCTCTAAATAGTGAAAAACAGAGCAATATAAGTAAAAAACTTAAGAGTATAAATGGAGACGATATAACTTTTTATGACTATGAAAGTTTAAAAAAACAGATTTATGGTATGTATAACAGTGTAAATGTTTTAAAAATTATTTTAGA is a window of Clostridium pasteurianum DNA encoding:
- a CDS encoding ABC transporter permease, coding for MKPLGAANYLKNNLKKILPQFICVVLSVYFIYLISVLFYSSIHGSNSCGLNLVEKGIMVKARAKEYIPKSLISTVENDKDVGRIIPVVGDIGYFGYTSIFMSNTGITFNVFKEDVKSTVSLFHMKLIKGRMPRGDSNEIIIPLNFAKQNKIAVGDYLGKNTNSNIYLNDDYKVVGIMDGPCNIIITSNTENIGMSRSEALKHSFICSLNSEKQSNISKKLKSINGDDITFYDYESLKKQIYGMYNSVNVLKIILDGLIIFVLCISIVHINFVVYSNRKREFSTLNLIGYKKIEIYKKIFKENAVLNLVAFCVGTLVAALTMEILNIIIWEPKGEYAIVFKLEYFFTAFLVPLFVLIVNMIMPIKQIKSLRK
- a CDS encoding ABC transporter ATP-binding protein; its protein translation is MSLKMENVNLVYDMGKELQTYALKNITISLKGNRMIGIMGPSGSGKSSLLYTLAGLKCPTSGKAYYNEIDYSKISPDENAELRKKNFGFIFQKHFLIDYMTVLQNVLTPINDDSNEAKMKAITILDKLDILHLSGKKPHQLSVGQKQKVAIARAFIGEPKVIFADEPTAALDHENALKVMDFFEEYRNKKMIIIVTHDKSILKNADSIVNMFDGSVTSIETGEGIED